A single Sphingomonas kaistensis DNA region contains:
- a CDS encoding phosphodiester glycosidase family protein yields the protein MQIVLLLVLLLAACKRPEPAPDIQETTASGPCRSLMFEGQRFTICRDPAARLELALNDFRGRPLRSFVALEQVLGDRATKVRFALNGGMFDHEGRPIGLANADGKEARPINRRTDGGGNFHLQPNGIFLVRNNGRAAIVRTQDYAPETAPRMATQSGPMLVIDGTVNPRFDADGRSRYVRNGVGVDGEGVPVFAISNAPVSFGKFARLFAGPLGCRNALYLDGSVSSLWDPANGRMDSLVPIGPMIVAIAS from the coding sequence ATGCAGATCGTGTTGCTCCTCGTTCTCCTGCTCGCCGCCTGCAAGCGGCCCGAGCCGGCGCCTGACATCCAGGAAACGACTGCGAGCGGGCCGTGCCGTTCGCTGATGTTCGAAGGCCAGCGCTTCACCATCTGCCGCGATCCGGCGGCACGATTGGAGCTGGCCCTCAACGATTTCCGCGGCCGCCCCTTGCGCAGTTTCGTGGCGCTGGAGCAGGTGCTGGGTGATCGCGCGACCAAGGTGCGCTTCGCGCTGAATGGCGGCATGTTCGACCACGAAGGACGCCCGATCGGCCTCGCCAATGCCGACGGTAAGGAAGCGCGGCCGATCAATCGGCGCACCGACGGCGGCGGCAATTTTCATCTTCAGCCCAACGGAATCTTCCTGGTCCGGAACAACGGACGCGCGGCCATCGTGCGAACGCAGGATTATGCGCCTGAGACGGCGCCTCGCATGGCGACCCAGAGCGGACCGATGCTCGTCATCGATGGCACAGTGAACCCCCGCTTCGATGCCGACGGACGTTCGCGATACGTTCGCAACGGGGTCGGAGTGGATGGCGAGGGCGTGCCCGTTTTCGCCATCAGCAACGCGCCGGTCAGCTTCGGCAAGTTCGCGCGTTTATTCGCGGGGCCGTTAGGGTGCCGCAACGCGCTGTACCTCGACGGATCGGTGTCGAGCCTTTGGGATCCGGCGAATGGGCGGATGGACAGCCTCGTGCCGATCGGACCGATGATCGTTGCAATAGCGTCTTAG
- the folP gene encoding dihydropteroate synthase, which yields MTFRTILRPTGFVDAPFGFDGQVARLAGTMCWFSAVELLKVGHDGNVSPELIPVERLEQRLDTAAMVSDWAALTAPRKPLPLGQRTIRLDQPQVMAILNATPDSFSGGGEAASAEDGFAASEAGAAILDVGGESTRPGARAVWEGDEIERVVPLVQRLAAGGAAVSIDTRKASVMEAALGIGAALVNDVSALTWDPRSAEVVAKAGVPVVLMHHQGSPETMQDAPSYPRGALVEVFFWLEDRIAAAVEAGIARDRIIVDPGIGFGKTVAHNLELMNGLSAFHALGCPLLVGASRKRFIGALHNEAPADRRLGGSVVLAIKAAEQGAHLVRAHDTFETVQALRLWRGLRDQALTPRF from the coding sequence ATGACCTTTCGCACGATCCTTCGCCCGACCGGCTTCGTCGACGCGCCCTTCGGCTTCGACGGACAGGTCGCGCGGCTGGCCGGAACGATGTGCTGGTTTTCCGCGGTCGAGCTGCTCAAGGTCGGACACGACGGGAACGTTTCGCCCGAGCTGATTCCGGTCGAACGGCTGGAACAGCGGCTCGACACCGCCGCCATGGTGTCGGACTGGGCCGCCCTGACGGCGCCGCGCAAGCCGCTGCCCCTCGGGCAGCGAACCATTCGCCTCGATCAGCCGCAGGTCATGGCAATCCTCAACGCGACGCCCGACAGTTTTTCGGGTGGCGGCGAGGCAGCAAGCGCCGAAGACGGCTTTGCCGCAAGCGAGGCTGGCGCCGCGATCCTCGACGTGGGTGGCGAGAGCACGCGTCCCGGCGCCCGGGCAGTGTGGGAAGGCGACGAGATCGAGCGCGTGGTGCCGCTGGTCCAGCGTCTTGCCGCAGGCGGGGCGGCGGTGTCGATCGACACACGCAAAGCCAGCGTCATGGAAGCGGCGCTCGGCATCGGCGCGGCGCTGGTCAACGACGTGTCGGCGCTGACCTGGGACCCACGCTCGGCCGAGGTGGTCGCCAAGGCTGGCGTACCGGTCGTCCTGATGCATCATCAGGGCTCGCCCGAGACCATGCAGGACGCGCCCTCCTATCCGCGGGGCGCGCTGGTCGAAGTGTTCTTCTGGCTGGAAGACCGGATCGCCGCCGCCGTCGAGGCCGGTATCGCGCGCGACCGGATCATCGTCGATCCGGGCATCGGCTTCGGCAAGACCGTGGCGCATAATCTCGAGTTGATGAACGGGCTGTCGGCCTTTCACGCGCTCGGATGCCCACTTCTGGTCGGGGCCAGTCGCAAGCGGTTTATCGGCGCGCTTCACAACGAAGCGCCTGCCGACCGTCGGCTGGGTGGCAGCGTGGTACTGGCGATCAAGGCGGCGGAGCAGGGGGCTCATCTGGTGCGGGCCCACGACACGTTCGAAACGGTTCAAGCATTGCGCCTTTGGCGCGGCCTGCGTGATCAGGCACTTACGCCACGGTTCTAA
- a CDS encoding site-specific DNA-methyltransferase has protein sequence MSPVKDALPRVRRKADVDPSGRIIAGDCIEAMRALPAGSVDLIFADPPYNLQLGGDLFRPEGGRVDAVDNDWDRFDSLAAYDKFTRAWLTEARRVLKDDGAIWVIGSYHNIFRVGAALQDLDFWILNDIVWRKSNPMPNFRGTRFTNAHETLLWCSKSQDSRYTFNYRAMKALNDDLQMRSDWVLPICSGGERLKGGDGHKAHPTQKPESLLYRVLLACTQPGDTVLDPFFGTGTTGAVAKRLGRHWIGIEREPDYIEVAEARIAATLPLDESAMETVPDKRSQPRVAFGLLVESGLVPPGTVLMDTKRRWKAAVRADGSLSCGPHAGSIHKVGAGLNKAPSCNGWTFWHVERMGRLVPIDTLRQEHLAGLA, from the coding sequence ATGTCGCCCGTAAAGGACGCGTTGCCGCGTGTCCGTCGCAAGGCCGACGTCGATCCGAGCGGGCGAATCATCGCCGGCGATTGCATCGAAGCGATGCGTGCGCTTCCCGCCGGCAGCGTCGATCTGATCTTCGCCGATCCGCCCTATAATCTTCAGCTCGGCGGCGATCTGTTCCGGCCCGAAGGCGGGCGGGTCGATGCAGTGGACAATGACTGGGACCGCTTCGACAGCCTCGCCGCCTACGACAAATTCACCCGCGCCTGGCTGACCGAAGCGCGCCGCGTGCTGAAGGACGATGGCGCGATCTGGGTGATCGGCAGCTATCACAACATCTTCCGCGTCGGCGCCGCGCTGCAGGACCTCGATTTCTGGATCCTCAACGACATCGTGTGGCGCAAGTCGAACCCGATGCCCAACTTTCGCGGCACCCGTTTCACCAATGCGCATGAGACCTTGCTGTGGTGCTCAAAGTCGCAGGACAGCCGCTACACCTTCAACTATCGCGCGATGAAGGCGCTCAACGACGACTTGCAGATGCGCTCCGACTGGGTGCTTCCGATCTGCTCGGGCGGCGAGCGGCTGAAGGGCGGGGATGGGCACAAGGCGCATCCGACGCAGAAGCCCGAAAGCCTGCTTTATCGCGTGCTGCTGGCCTGCACGCAGCCGGGCGACACCGTGCTCGACCCGTTCTTTGGCACCGGCACCACCGGCGCGGTCGCCAAGCGGCTCGGCCGTCACTGGATCGGGATCGAGCGCGAGCCCGATTATATCGAGGTGGCCGAAGCGCGGATCGCAGCGACCCTGCCGCTCGATGAAAGCGCGATGGAAACCGTGCCCGACAAGCGCAGCCAGCCGCGGGTCGCCTTCGGTTTGCTGGTCGAAAGCGGCCTGGTCCCGCCGGGCACGGTGCTGATGGACACCAAGCGCCGCTGGAAAGCCGCGGTGCGCGCCGACGGATCGCTGAGCTGCGGACCGCATGCCGGATCGATCCACAAAGTCGGCGCCGGCCTCAACAAGGCGCCGAGCTGCAATGGCTGGACCTTCTGGCACGTTGAGCGAATGGGCCGGCTGGTACCGATCGACACGCTTCGCCAGGAGCATCTGGCGGGCCTGGCCTGA
- a CDS encoding ribonuclease HII, with amino-acid sequence MARPCFKLEKDHPLPLAGVDEAGCAPLAGPVVAAAVVLDRNRFPRGIDDSKKLSLEAREALHGKLMRQARCGVGICSVEEIDALNIYWARMLAMARAVEALGFDPAFILVDGNRSPRWERPSRAIVAGDARCRSIAAASIIAKVTRDRIMAAHAAEYPGYGWERNRGYPTADHRRALIEFGPTPLHRRSFGLVRDVLADAAQPRLAFAAE; translated from the coding sequence ATGGCTCGTCCCTGCTTCAAGCTCGAGAAGGATCATCCGCTTCCGCTCGCGGGTGTGGACGAGGCAGGCTGCGCGCCGCTCGCAGGGCCCGTCGTGGCTGCTGCGGTAGTGCTCGACCGCAACCGTTTTCCGCGCGGCATCGACGACAGCAAGAAGCTCAGTCTCGAAGCGCGCGAGGCGCTGCACGGCAAGCTGATGCGCCAGGCGCGTTGCGGTGTGGGTATCTGCAGCGTCGAGGAGATTGACGCGCTCAACATCTATTGGGCGCGGATGCTGGCGATGGCCCGCGCGGTGGAAGCGCTCGGCTTCGATCCTGCTTTCATCCTGGTAGACGGCAATCGTTCGCCGCGCTGGGAGCGGCCATCCAGGGCGATCGTGGCGGGGGACGCGCGCTGCCGTTCGATCGCGGCGGCGTCGATCATCGCCAAGGTCACCCGAGACCGAATCATGGCGGCCCATGCGGCGGAGTACCCCGGCTACGGATGGGAGCGGAACCGCGGTTATCCGACCGCCGATCATCGCCGCGCCCTGATCGAATTTGGCCCGACACCGCTGCATCGCCGAAGCTTCGGGCTGGTCCGCGATGTGCTTGCCGACGCGGCCCAGCCAAGGCTCGCTTTCGCCGCAGAATGA
- the msrA gene encoding peptide-methionine (S)-S-oxide reductase MsrA yields the protein MSEQQAILAGGCFWCTEAVFLDVAGVSGVESGYIGGDTVNPTYKQVCGGNTGHAEAIRVTFDPEVVGYGDLLDIFFATHDPTQLNRQGNDIGTQYRSAIFPLSDEQEQEARAKIASLNEEQGGRIVTTIEPASTWYPAEDYHQNYWETEGQRNPYCMAVIPPKLNKLRKSFQNRLKADA from the coding sequence ATGAGCGAACAACAAGCCATCCTCGCCGGCGGATGCTTTTGGTGCACCGAGGCGGTGTTCCTCGACGTCGCGGGCGTCAGCGGGGTCGAAAGCGGCTATATCGGCGGCGATACCGTCAATCCGACTTACAAGCAGGTGTGCGGCGGCAACACCGGCCATGCTGAGGCGATCCGCGTCACTTTCGATCCCGAGGTGGTCGGCTACGGCGACTTGCTCGACATCTTTTTCGCGACACACGATCCGACCCAGCTCAACCGGCAGGGCAACGACATCGGTACGCAATATCGCAGCGCCATCTTCCCCTTGTCCGACGAGCAGGAGCAGGAAGCCCGCGCCAAGATCGCGTCGCTGAACGAGGAGCAGGGTGGTCGGATCGTAACCACGATCGAACCGGCGTCGACCTGGTATCCGGCCGAGGATTATCACCAGAATTACTGGGAAACCGAAGGCCAGCGTAATCCTTATTGCATGGCGGTCATTCCGCCCAAGCTCAACAAGTTGCGCAAGAGCTTTCAGAATCGATTGAAAGCCGACGCCTGA
- a CDS encoding PilZ domain-containing protein gives MFQSLIRRQTRRPAEVDAAAFDSTTVSLSLAVPRPPERRSDERLLPTLRVAKLNSAIGEQLIRIRNMSAGGLMADCGRCPPIGAEVRIEFNSQAIPASVVWIREGLIGLKFDQSLDLGELLAGRKPRHGFRPRPPRLEVGCSASVKINKLYYKVDVHDMSLGGMKVGPIDEYCIGAKVVVVVESLRPIKGEVRWYSDRRAGIVFDRELSFEELAEWVGKRLELASLKASYRP, from the coding sequence GTGTTTCAGAGCCTGATCCGCCGCCAGACGCGGCGCCCGGCAGAGGTGGATGCGGCCGCCTTCGATTCGACCACGGTGTCATTGAGCCTGGCGGTTCCCCGGCCCCCCGAACGCCGCTCGGACGAACGGCTGCTACCGACCCTTCGCGTCGCCAAGCTTAACAGCGCGATCGGCGAGCAGCTGATCCGCATCCGCAACATGTCCGCAGGCGGCCTGATGGCCGATTGCGGGCGCTGTCCACCAATCGGCGCTGAAGTCCGAATCGAATTCAACAGCCAGGCCATTCCGGCCAGCGTGGTGTGGATCCGCGAAGGGCTGATCGGACTCAAGTTCGATCAAAGCCTCGATCTCGGCGAGCTGCTGGCCGGTCGAAAGCCGCGCCACGGCTTTCGCCCGCGTCCGCCCCGGCTTGAGGTCGGCTGCTCGGCCAGCGTCAAGATCAACAAGCTTTATTACAAGGTCGACGTCCACGACATGTCGCTGGGCGGCATGAAGGTCGGCCCGATCGACGAATATTGCATCGGCGCGAAGGTCGTCGTGGTGGTTGAGAGCCTGCGCCCGATCAAGGGCGAGGTGCGGTGGTATTCCGACCGCCGCGCCGGCATCGTCTTCGACCGCGAACTGAGCTTCGAGGAATTGGCCGAATGGGTCGGCAAGCGGCTTGAGCTCGCCAGTCTCAAGGCCAGCTACCGCCCCTGA
- a CDS encoding response regulator, translated as MPNLPRLLLIDDEPALADYMATAARMTGFDPTVAADHQSFLDAFGEAKPEVVVLDLGMPKTDGVEFLRFLAEHDFAGPVLIVSGFDRRVLESAFRLGTELGLQMVGPLEKPVLLDDLEALLLSLRPARAR; from the coding sequence ATGCCCAATCTGCCCCGCCTGCTGCTCATCGACGACGAACCCGCGCTTGCCGACTATATGGCGACCGCCGCCCGGATGACTGGGTTCGACCCAACCGTCGCGGCCGACCACCAGAGCTTTCTCGACGCTTTCGGCGAAGCCAAGCCCGAGGTGGTGGTGCTGGACCTTGGTATGCCGAAGACCGACGGGGTCGAATTCCTCCGCTTTCTGGCCGAGCATGATTTTGCCGGGCCGGTCTTGATCGTGTCCGGTTTCGACCGGCGGGTGCTCGAAAGTGCTTTCCGGCTCGGGACCGAGCTCGGCCTGCAGATGGTAGGACCGCTGGAAAAGCCGGTCCTGCTGGACGACCTCGAAGCGCTGCTCCTTTCGCTCAGGCCGGCCAGAGCGAGGTGA
- a CDS encoding EAL domain-containing protein — protein MLDELERTLRQGGLRLVYQPKVDAVDGSLVRVEALVRWAHSELGAIPPARFIPLAEEHGLIDDLTQWALRTALRQWREWKAAGLDTSLAVNISAISLEQLDFPDLVERMCRALSVPTDRLVLELTEGATQPLINMMDTLTRFRIKGLGLALDDFGTGYSGLMQLRRLPFSEIKIDRQFITELTTSRDDQVIVRAVIELAHGLDLKVTAEGVETAEQLGILRAMGCDLIQGYLLAHPLEAGDLVAWAIRHKRRWKLLIRPSDEQQGRQRIGA, from the coding sequence TTGCTGGATGAGCTTGAGCGGACGCTCAGGCAGGGCGGCCTGCGTCTGGTCTATCAACCCAAGGTCGATGCGGTCGACGGCAGCCTCGTGCGGGTCGAAGCGCTGGTCCGCTGGGCGCACAGCGAGCTTGGCGCCATCCCCCCTGCCCGCTTCATCCCGCTGGCCGAAGAGCATGGCCTGATCGACGACCTTACCCAGTGGGCGCTTCGCACCGCACTGCGGCAATGGCGCGAATGGAAGGCGGCCGGGCTCGACACGTCGCTCGCGGTCAACATCTCGGCGATCAGCCTCGAGCAGCTCGATTTTCCCGATCTCGTCGAGCGGATGTGCCGGGCGCTCAGTGTACCGACCGATCGGCTGGTGCTCGAACTGACCGAAGGCGCGACCCAGCCGCTCATCAACATGATGGACACGCTGACCCGCTTTCGGATCAAGGGGCTCGGCCTTGCCCTCGACGATTTCGGAACCGGCTATTCGGGGCTGATGCAGCTTCGGCGGCTGCCCTTCAGCGAAATCAAGATCGATCGGCAGTTCATCACCGAGTTGACCACCAGCCGCGACGATCAGGTGATCGTGCGCGCGGTGATCGAGCTGGCGCATGGGCTCGATCTCAAGGTCACTGCCGAGGGCGTCGAGACCGCCGAGCAACTCGGCATCCTGCGCGCAATGGGGTGCGACCTCATCCAGGGCTATCTTCTGGCCCATCCGCTCGAGGCCGGCGATCTGGTCGCCTGGGCGATCCGGCACAAACGGCGCTGGAAGCTGCTGATCCGGCCGTCGGACGAGCAGCAGGGACGGCAGCGAATCGGCGCCTAA
- a CDS encoding aminotransferase class I/II-fold pyridoxal phosphate-dependent enzyme translates to MNPQFEAMPVSIFEEMSLAAARHGAVNLGQGFPDFGWPEPLLDEAARLLREGSNQYPPSRGLPVLREALAAFYADRQQLALAPEQFVVTSGATEAIAAVLLAALEPGDGAIVIAPAYDAYAPLIRRAGGMVQEVVLRPPSWRIDRDLLAAVVTSATKMLVVNNPHNPTGRVLDAEELAAVVAVAREHDLLIVSDEVWEEVLAPGARFTSLASLAPERTIKIGSAGKIFSLTGWKVGWAAAPRQLADVIARAHQYLTFATPPHLQAAVATGLRHIEWLDAPREGFGSARRRLAEGLEAAGFVLLPSEGTYFQCVDLVASGIALDDRTFADLAVAHAGTAVIPLSPFTEGKPERGLVRLCFAKHDATIDAGIAAMTKARELARAL, encoded by the coding sequence GTGAACCCGCAATTCGAAGCCATGCCCGTCAGCATCTTCGAGGAGATGAGCCTCGCCGCCGCCCGCCACGGCGCGGTCAATCTCGGGCAGGGCTTCCCCGACTTCGGCTGGCCCGAACCGCTGCTCGACGAAGCGGCCCGGCTGCTTCGCGAAGGCAGCAACCAGTATCCGCCCTCGCGCGGTCTACCGGTCCTGCGGGAAGCACTTGCCGCCTTCTACGCCGACCGGCAGCAGCTGGCGCTGGCTCCCGAGCAGTTCGTGGTCACCAGCGGCGCGACCGAAGCGATCGCGGCGGTGCTGCTCGCAGCGCTGGAGCCGGGCGACGGCGCGATCGTCATTGCGCCGGCTTATGACGCTTATGCGCCGCTGATCCGCCGCGCCGGGGGCATGGTGCAGGAAGTCGTGCTTCGTCCGCCGTCGTGGCGCATCGATCGCGACCTTCTCGCGGCCGTCGTGACCTCGGCAACCAAAATGCTGGTCGTGAACAACCCGCACAATCCGACCGGACGGGTGCTCGATGCGGAGGAACTCGCCGCAGTCGTCGCGGTCGCGCGTGAGCATGACCTGCTAATCGTGTCGGACGAGGTCTGGGAAGAGGTACTGGCGCCCGGCGCCCGCTTCACCTCGCTGGCGTCGCTAGCGCCCGAACGGACGATCAAGATCGGGTCGGCGGGCAAGATCTTTTCGCTGACCGGCTGGAAAGTGGGTTGGGCTGCGGCCCCGCGCCAGCTGGCCGACGTCATCGCTCGCGCGCATCAATATCTGACCTTCGCCACGCCGCCGCATCTGCAGGCCGCGGTGGCGACTGGCCTGCGTCATATCGAATGGCTGGATGCGCCGCGCGAGGGCTTCGGGAGTGCGCGCCGGCGGCTGGCCGAGGGGTTGGAAGCGGCCGGCTTCGTGCTCCTGCCTTCGGAAGGCACCTACTTTCAGTGCGTCGACCTCGTCGCGTCCGGCATTGCCCTCGACGACCGCACCTTTGCCGATCTTGCCGTCGCGCATGCCGGAACTGCCGTCATTCCCTTATCGCCCTTTACCGAGGGCAAGCCCGAGCGCGGCCTCGTTCGCCTGTGTTTCGCCAAGCACGATGCGACGATCGATGCCGGGATCGCCGCCATGACCAAGGCGCGGGAACTAGCTCGGGCACTTTAG
- a CDS encoding CaiB/BaiF CoA-transferase family protein produces MAGALHGLTIIEMAGLGPGPFAGMMLADHGARVIRVERPGNLAVPNDPLTRSRESIALDLRQEEARDIVRRLAATADGLIEGYRPGVMERLGLGPERLLADNSRLVYGRVTGWGQTGPLAADAGHDINYLALTGLLSCIGEKDRPASAPLNLVADYGGGGLMLAFGMVAGLLAAQRSGEGQVIDAAMTDGAALTGALIYGLRAAGMWRDERQANLLDGGDPIYGCYACADGREVAVGAIEPQFRAALYDGLGVGQGASREAIAKVFATRSRDEWIEHFKGRNACVAPVLDLKEAPDHPHNRARDTFFDLDGVIQPRPAPRLEGTPPPPPRAPRPEGADGDAILAELGLGQGEVADLRARKVLL; encoded by the coding sequence ATGGCCGGCGCGCTTCACGGATTGACGATCATCGAGATGGCGGGGCTGGGGCCGGGACCGTTTGCAGGGATGATGCTGGCCGACCACGGGGCGCGGGTGATCCGGGTCGAGCGGCCGGGCAACCTCGCCGTACCCAATGATCCCCTAACCCGCAGCCGCGAAAGCATCGCACTCGATCTTCGGCAGGAAGAGGCGCGTGACATCGTCCGCCGGCTGGCCGCGACGGCCGACGGGCTGATCGAGGGTTATCGACCGGGGGTGATGGAGCGGCTCGGGCTGGGGCCGGAACGTCTGCTCGCGGACAATTCGCGGTTGGTCTACGGCCGCGTGACAGGGTGGGGGCAGACCGGGCCGCTTGCCGCGGACGCCGGACACGACATCAACTATCTCGCGCTGACCGGCCTCCTGTCCTGCATCGGGGAAAAGGATCGTCCCGCATCGGCCCCGCTTAATCTGGTCGCCGATTATGGCGGCGGCGGGTTGATGCTCGCCTTCGGGATGGTGGCGGGGCTGCTCGCCGCGCAGCGATCGGGGGAGGGGCAGGTCATCGATGCCGCGATGACCGATGGCGCGGCGCTGACCGGCGCCTTGATCTACGGCCTGCGCGCGGCGGGAATGTGGCGCGACGAGCGGCAGGCGAATTTGCTCGACGGCGGCGATCCGATCTACGGCTGCTATGCCTGCGCCGACGGCCGCGAGGTCGCGGTGGGCGCGATCGAGCCGCAATTTCGCGCCGCGCTGTATGACGGGCTTGGGGTCGGGCAGGGGGCCTCCCGCGAAGCGATTGCGAAGGTCTTCGCCACAAGATCGCGCGACGAATGGATCGAACATTTCAAAGGCAGAAACGCCTGTGTCGCCCCGGTGCTCGACCTGAAGGAAGCGCCCGATCACCCTCACAATCGTGCCCGTGATACCTTCTTCGATCTCGATGGCGTGATTCAACCGCGACCCGCGCCTCGTCTGGAGGGCACGCCGCCGCCGCCGCCGCGAGCGCCCCGGCCGGAAGGCGCCGACGGCGACGCCATCCTTGCCGAACTCGGACTGGGGCAAGGAGAGGTCGCCGATCTCCGCGCGCGAAAGGTACTGTTGTGA
- a CDS encoding acyl-CoA dehydrogenase family protein — MLDTSSRTLFDADLDAFRDTVRRVVASLDTDRHEREGIVEREAWLLAGEAGMLCPTVPEDYGGLGLDFRFNAIVSEEASYAGSAVGWSLQSDIVADYILAYGSEEQKQQWLPKMVSGEAITAIAMTEPGAGSDLQGMKTIARKSGNGWRLSGSKTYITNGQAADLVIVCARTTEEGGARGISLFLVETGDEGFTRGRNLDKIGLHGNDTSELFFDEVPLPADRLLGAENGGFAMLMNQLPQERLSIAVQCQAAAQRAFDLAVEFTKDRKAFGKSVFDFQNTRFTLADLKTRLQVGWAHLDWAIARHLDGKLTPAEASAAKLFHSELQFAACDTSLQLHGGAGYMNEYSIARLWRDARVTRIYGGTSEIMKELIARSI, encoded by the coding sequence ATGCTGGATACCTCGTCGCGGACATTGTTCGACGCCGATCTCGACGCTTTCCGCGACACGGTGCGTCGGGTGGTCGCCAGCCTCGACACCGATCGCCACGAGCGCGAGGGCATCGTCGAGCGCGAAGCGTGGCTGCTTGCGGGCGAGGCCGGGATGCTGTGCCCGACCGTGCCGGAAGACTATGGCGGCCTCGGCCTCGACTTCCGCTTCAACGCCATCGTTTCGGAAGAGGCGAGCTACGCCGGAAGCGCGGTCGGCTGGTCGCTGCAAAGCGACATCGTCGCCGATTACATCCTCGCCTACGGGTCCGAAGAACAGAAGCAGCAGTGGCTCCCCAAAATGGTCTCGGGTGAAGCGATCACCGCCATCGCCATGACCGAGCCCGGTGCCGGAAGCGATTTGCAGGGCATGAAGACCATCGCGCGCAAGTCGGGTAACGGCTGGCGGCTGTCCGGCTCCAAGACCTATATCACCAACGGCCAAGCCGCAGACCTCGTCATCGTGTGCGCCCGCACCACCGAAGAAGGCGGAGCGCGCGGTATCTCGCTGTTCCTGGTCGAGACGGGCGACGAAGGCTTCACCCGCGGCCGCAACCTCGACAAGATCGGACTTCACGGCAACGACACCTCAGAGTTGTTCTTCGACGAGGTCCCGCTCCCGGCTGACCGCCTGCTCGGTGCCGAGAATGGCGGGTTCGCGATGCTGATGAACCAGTTACCGCAGGAGCGTTTGTCGATTGCCGTGCAATGCCAGGCTGCGGCGCAGCGCGCCTTCGACTTGGCGGTGGAGTTCACCAAGGACCGCAAGGCGTTCGGCAAGAGCGTGTTCGACTTCCAGAATACCCGCTTCACATTGGCCGACCTCAAGACCCGGCTGCAGGTCGGGTGGGCGCACCTCGACTGGGCGATCGCTCGCCACCTCGATGGCAAGCTGACACCCGCAGAAGCGAGCGCGGCGAAGTTGTTTCACTCCGAGCTGCAGTTCGCCGCCTGCGACACCTCGCTGCAACTACATGGCGGGGCGGGCTATATGAATGAATATTCGATCGCCCGGCTGTGGCGGGATGCCCGCGTGACCCGCATCTACGGGGGCACGAGCGAGATCATGAAGGAATTGATTGCGCGCTCGATCTGA